A section of the Rossellomorea marisflavi genome encodes:
- a CDS encoding Cof-type HAD-IIB family hydrolase — protein MPTDIKLIALDMDGTLVNDEGMVSPENEKAIELAKEKGIHVVLSTGRSLRTCRDISDQLGRSSYLVTVNGGEIYDKEYNLVHGTPLDNELVKDLWKLKETHDKDSVYFWSSTSQGLFNSHNPFDGKIEDYNWLKFGFDIKDDEVRKVILDELMNNEALEVSNSSPTNIEINPAGVNKAAALVKVCEWLGLSMDQVMACGDSLNDMAMIREAGIGVAMGNAQESVKEAADWVTGRNTDHGVAQAIHKLLEQQ, from the coding sequence ATGCCAACAGATATTAAATTGATCGCACTCGATATGGACGGGACGCTTGTGAATGACGAGGGAATGGTCTCTCCGGAGAATGAGAAGGCTATTGAGCTCGCCAAAGAAAAAGGCATCCATGTTGTATTGAGTACGGGACGCTCTTTGCGCACATGCCGCGATATTTCGGATCAGCTCGGAAGATCCTCTTACCTTGTGACCGTTAACGGCGGGGAGATCTACGACAAAGAGTACAATCTTGTCCATGGGACGCCTTTGGATAACGAGCTTGTGAAGGACCTTTGGAAACTGAAGGAAACCCACGATAAGGATAGCGTTTATTTCTGGTCTTCCACTTCTCAAGGCCTTTTTAACAGCCATAATCCATTCGATGGTAAGATCGAAGATTATAATTGGCTCAAATTCGGCTTTGATATCAAGGATGATGAGGTCAGGAAGGTCATTTTGGACGAGCTCATGAATAACGAAGCACTCGAAGTTTCGAACTCAAGCCCGACCAATATTGAAATCAATCCAGCCGGCGTGAACAAGGCCGCGGCACTCGTCAAAGTATGTGAATGGCTCGGACTATCCATGGACCAAGTGATGGCCTGCGGAGACAGCCTGAATGACATGGCCATGATTCGTGAAGCCGGGATCGGTGTCGCCATGGGCAATGCACAGGAATCAGTCAAGGAGGCGGCAGACTGGGTAACCGGCCGCAATACGGATCACGGGGTGGCACAGGCCATTCATAAACTATTGGAGCAACAATAA
- a CDS encoding ABC transporter ATP-binding protein, which translates to MNPSNQNNSWKHLFTLIRETKPPKLLFGISLGLSLLTTLAGLAIPLLTSKLIDDFSLDSLSRGVIIAMIAAFFIQALAGGVSVYLLAKVGQHVIASLREKLWSKLLTLPVPYYDTHETGDSVSRMTNDTGVIKNLITEHLTGFITGIISVAGAIIVLFYLDWPLTLVMFSIIPLALLFLIPVGKKMAEISRGIQGETASFSANLTRVLSEIRLVKSSNAEDIEFDKGKAGIRKLYRLGIREGIIQSLMSPVVSSMIIIVLVLIIGFGGIRVTSGAMTAGELVAFFIYLFQIIMPITQIIVFFTQFQKTVGATEKVLSILQLGEERLDEGEEVKDLDEALILEDVSFGYETEEMVLKEVSIMAEKGKVTAIVGPSGSGKTTLFSLIEQFYRPQHGSIRFGQTPISTFSLKSWRSLLGYVSQDSPIYSGSIRDNIAYGLEGEIPEERMIEAARMAFAHDFIKDLPDGYDTEVGERGIKLSGGQRQRIAIARALLRDPDILMLDEATSSLDSQSEIVVQEALKNLMKGRTTIVIAHRLSTIVDSDQIIFLEKGKVTGSGNHEELFASHALYRDFAKQQLRIGEREGLEN; encoded by the coding sequence ATGAATCCTTCAAATCAAAATAATTCTTGGAAGCATCTATTCACACTTATCCGTGAAACGAAACCGCCCAAATTATTATTTGGCATTTCCCTTGGGCTTAGTCTCCTGACGACGCTCGCAGGACTTGCCATTCCACTGCTTACAAGCAAGCTTATTGATGATTTCAGCTTAGACTCACTGAGCAGGGGAGTGATCATCGCGATGATTGCAGCCTTTTTCATCCAAGCACTTGCTGGTGGTGTCTCGGTCTATCTGCTCGCCAAGGTAGGTCAGCACGTCATTGCCTCCCTGCGTGAAAAGCTTTGGAGTAAACTGTTGACGCTGCCGGTCCCTTATTACGATACACATGAAACGGGGGACTCTGTCAGCAGGATGACCAACGATACAGGAGTCATCAAAAACCTGATCACAGAGCATCTCACCGGATTCATTACAGGCATCATTTCGGTTGCCGGGGCAATCATCGTCCTCTTCTACCTCGATTGGCCATTGACCCTTGTGATGTTTTCCATCATTCCCCTCGCTCTCTTGTTCCTGATTCCCGTAGGAAAGAAGATGGCGGAGATCTCAAGGGGCATCCAAGGTGAAACGGCCAGCTTCTCAGCCAACCTTACCCGTGTCCTTTCTGAAATAAGGCTTGTGAAATCTTCGAATGCAGAAGACATTGAATTTGATAAGGGGAAGGCTGGCATCAGAAAGCTTTACCGGTTGGGGATAAGGGAAGGAATCATCCAGTCCCTTATGTCACCTGTCGTCTCATCCATGATCATCATCGTCCTTGTCCTGATCATCGGATTCGGTGGTATTCGGGTAACTTCCGGAGCCATGACGGCAGGAGAATTGGTTGCCTTTTTCATTTACCTGTTCCAGATCATCATGCCCATCACACAGATCATCGTCTTTTTCACCCAGTTCCAAAAAACAGTGGGCGCGACGGAAAAAGTTCTTTCCATCCTTCAGCTTGGAGAGGAGCGCCTCGATGAAGGGGAAGAGGTGAAGGATCTTGATGAGGCCCTCATCCTCGAAGATGTATCATTCGGGTACGAGACCGAAGAAATGGTCCTTAAAGAAGTAAGTATCATGGCTGAAAAAGGAAAGGTCACCGCCATCGTCGGGCCGAGCGGCAGCGGAAAGACCACGTTGTTCTCTTTGATTGAACAATTCTATCGCCCCCAACACGGTTCAATCCGCTTTGGGCAAACGCCTATCAGCACCTTCTCCTTGAAATCATGGAGAAGCCTGCTGGGATACGTTTCCCAGGATAGTCCGATCTATTCCGGTTCTATCCGGGATAATATCGCTTATGGGCTTGAAGGGGAAATACCTGAAGAAAGAATGATCGAAGCCGCAAGGATGGCATTTGCCCATGACTTCATCAAGGATCTTCCGGATGGGTACGATACGGAAGTAGGGGAGCGCGGGATCAAGCTTTCAGGTGGGCAGCGCCAGCGTATAGCCATTGCTAGGGCACTTCTCAGGGACCCCGATATCCTCATGCTCGATGAGGCGACTTCTAGCCTCGATAGTCAGTCTGAGATCGTTGTACAGGAAGCGCTCAAGAATCTCATGAAGGGGAGGACGACGATCGTGATTGCTCATCGTCTGTCAACCATTGTTGATTCTGACCAGATCATCTTCCTTGAGAAAGGGAAGGTGACAGGTAGCGGCAATCATGAAGAACTATTTGCTT